GGCGTGATACAGGGAGTTGACATAGTGGAGTCTGACCCGGGAGCCATTGCGGACGGGAAGGCGCCACAGCAGACGCCCGCTGTCCTCGCGTGCGACCTCCAGGACAGGTACGGGTGCCAGTGCCGCCAGGGCGGCGGCCGCCAGAACAGCGGCCGCCGCCCCGATCCCGGCGGGGCCGGCTTTAAAACCCTTCGACGCCACGCTCCTTATAGTACCGGATGGCTCCGGGGTGGAACGGCACCGGCGAGCGGCCGGCCACGCCGATGAGGGTGATGTTGGCCGCCTCCCGGTGGACCCGCGCCAGCTCGTCGCGCTTCTCAAACAGCAGCTTGGTGATCCGGTAGGCCAGCTCGGCGTCGAAGTCCCGGTGGACGACCAGCAGGTTCGCCACGCCGATGGTGGCCACGTCGGCCGTCATCCCCGGGTAAAACTCCTTGCGGATGACGGCGCGGAAATACAGGTTCCCCCACCGGCGCTGCATGGCCGGCAGCACGTCGTCCAGGGGGATCAGCTTGATCCGCACGCCGGGGGACACGGCCAGGTCCAGGACAGACGAGGTGGGCAGGCCGCCGCTCCAGAAGAAGGCGACGATCTTGCGGTCCTTGATGGCGTCGGCCGAGGGCGCCGGGCCCAGGCGCTCCTTGCGGATGTCGCGGTCGGGGTCGATCCCGGCCGCCTGGAGGATGCGCAGGGCCGTCAGCTCGGTGCCGCTGCCCGGCGGGCCCACCGACACGGGCTTGCCCCGCAGGTCCTGGATGGTGTTGACGCCGGTGCCCTCGATGGTCACCAGGTGGTTGAAGTTGTTGTACAGAGGGGCCAGGGTACGGATGGGCACCGGCGAGCCCCGGAAGATGTCCAGCCCGTGGTAGGCGTCATACGCGGTGTCGGCCAGGGTGAAGGCCAGGTCGGCGCGCTTGGCGGCGATCAGGCGCATGTTGTCCACCGACGCCGGGGTGACCTCCGCGGTGGCCGTCACGCCGGGGATCTCCTTGGAGATCAGCGACGCCAGCCCGCCCCCCAGCGGGAAGTACACACCGCCCGTGGTGCCGGTGGCGATGGACAGGCGCACCGCCGGCGCCGACAGGACTGCCGGCACCCATGCGGCGGCCACGGTGGCACCCACAAGCACGATGAGCAGCCGTCTCACCACTCCGTCCACCTCCCTGGAGACGCGCTTCTTCGTCGGGATTCTGTTCTCCCCAAACGATGTCCTGGCATCGTGGCGGCGGGGCGGACGTACGTCACCCCGGCCGCCCCGACCCGGTCGGAGAACTGGCCTGACCACTTGACAGCCTGACAATCCCTGTCTAGGTTTTTAGTCAAACTCAGCCGATACCCTGCTATGCCCTTTCAGCGGATTGAGACGAAGAGGAAAAGCGCCTACGTGGCCGAGCAGATCCTCGAGGCGATCCGGACCGGCGTCTACCGGCTTGGTGACCGTCTTCCCCCTGAGCGGGTTCTGGCCGACCAGATGGGCGTGAGCAGGCCGTCGGTACGGGAAGCCCTCAGCGCGCTCCAGCTGGTGGGCGTCGTGGACAGCCGCGCCGGGGACGGCACGTACGTGACCGGCCTCCCGGAGGGAGCCGGGTACAAAGCCCTGTCGTGGCTGGAGGAGAGCGACAGCCCCGTGGAGGCCCTGGAAGCCCGCCGGGTCCTGGAGCGGGCCGTCGCCGCGTGGGCGGCCGGGCGCGCGACGGACCGGGCTCTGCAGGAGGTCCGGCGCGCCCTGGACGGCATGCGGGAGGCCGCCGTCCGGGCGAGCTTTGAGGAGTTCAACGCAGCCAACGCCGTCTTTCACCTCGCCATCGCCCGGGCCACCGGCAACTCACTCCTGGAGCGGGCCGTCCGGCCGCTGGTGGAGATCATGGGACAGCAGCTGGCGGTGGCGCTCCGGGCCCGGGATTACACTCCGGACAGCACCTTCTTTGCCACCGCCTGCCGTGCCCACGAGGAGATCTACGCGGCCCTGGCGGATCGGGATGCACCTCGGGCCGCAGCGGCCATGGACGCCCACTTCGACAT
This window of the Armatimonadota bacterium genome carries:
- a CDS encoding TAXI family TRAP transporter solute-binding subunit: MRRLLIVLVGATVAAAWVPAVLSAPAVRLSIATGTTGGVYFPLGGGLASLISKEIPGVTATAEVTPASVDNMRLIAAKRADLAFTLADTAYDAYHGLDIFRGSPVPIRTLAPLYNNFNHLVTIEGTGVNTIQDLRGKPVSVGPPGSGTELTALRILQAAGIDPDRDIRKERLGPAPSADAIKDRKIVAFFWSGGLPTSSVLDLAVSPGVRIKLIPLDDVLPAMQRRWGNLYFRAVIRKEFYPGMTADVATIGVANLLVVHRDFDAELAYRITKLLFEKRDELARVHREAANITLIGVAGRSPVPFHPGAIRYYKERGVEGF
- a CDS encoding FCD domain-containing protein, yielding MPFQRIETKRKSAYVAEQILEAIRTGVYRLGDRLPPERVLADQMGVSRPSVREALSALQLVGVVDSRAGDGTYVTGLPEGAGYKALSWLEESDSPVEALEARRVLERAVAAWAAGRATDRALQEVRRALDGMREAAVRASFEEFNAANAVFHLAIARATGNSLLERAVRPLVEIMGQQLAVALRARDYTPDSTFFATACRAHEEIYAALADRDAPRAAAAMDAHFDMIEDALKRE